The Pantoea nemavictus genome includes a region encoding these proteins:
- a CDS encoding NCS2 family permease — translation MNNQGLLQRIFKLQEHGTTVRTEVIAGCTTFLTMVYIVFVNPQILGVAGMDTQAVFVTTCLIAAFGSILMGLVANLPVALAPAMGLNAFFAFVVVGAMGYSWQIGMGAIFWGALGLLILTLLRVRYWMIANIPLSLRVGITAGIGLFIAMMGLKNAGIIVPNADTIVAVGNLTSHSVLLGALGFFIIAILASRNIHAAVLVSIVVTTALGLIIGDVKFSGVFAAPPAITSVVGQVDIKGAFNIGMAGVIFSFMLVNLFDSSGTLIGVTDKAGLTDEKGTFPRMKQALYVDSISSVTGSLIGTSSVTAYIESSSGVAIGGRTGLMAVITGILFLLVMFLSPLAAMVPSYAAAGALIYVGVLMTASLSRVQWDDLTEAVPAFVTAAMMPFSFSITEGIALGFISYCVMKVGTGRWREISPCVVVVALLFVLKIVFIDAH, via the coding sequence TCTTTTGCAGCGCATCTTCAAACTGCAGGAACACGGCACCACCGTGCGTACAGAAGTGATCGCCGGGTGCACCACTTTCCTGACGATGGTCTACATCGTCTTTGTTAACCCGCAAATTCTTGGTGTGGCGGGCATGGATACCCAGGCTGTCTTTGTGACCACCTGCTTAATTGCCGCGTTCGGCAGCATCCTGATGGGGCTGGTGGCGAACCTGCCAGTGGCATTGGCGCCGGCGATGGGCCTCAATGCCTTCTTCGCCTTTGTGGTGGTCGGTGCAATGGGCTACTCGTGGCAGATTGGCATGGGCGCGATTTTCTGGGGCGCATTGGGTCTACTGATCCTCACGCTGCTGCGCGTGCGTTACTGGATGATTGCGAATATTCCGCTGAGCCTGCGCGTGGGCATCACCGCCGGTATTGGCCTGTTTATCGCCATGATGGGGCTGAAAAATGCCGGCATCATCGTGCCGAACGCCGATACTATCGTTGCCGTCGGCAATCTGACCTCGCACAGCGTGCTGCTCGGTGCGCTTGGCTTCTTTATCATCGCTATTCTGGCTTCGCGTAACATTCATGCGGCGGTGCTGGTGTCGATTGTGGTGACCACCGCGCTGGGCCTGATAATTGGCGATGTGAAATTCAGCGGCGTGTTTGCGGCGCCGCCTGCTATCACCTCCGTAGTGGGCCAGGTCGATATCAAAGGCGCGTTCAACATTGGTATGGCCGGTGTGATCTTCTCCTTTATGTTGGTTAACCTGTTCGACTCATCCGGCACGTTGATTGGCGTGACGGATAAAGCCGGACTGACCGATGAGAAAGGCACTTTCCCGCGCATGAAGCAGGCGCTGTATGTCGATAGCATTAGTTCCGTCACCGGTTCACTGATCGGCACCTCTTCTGTTACCGCTTATATTGAAAGCTCGTCCGGCGTGGCGATCGGCGGACGTACTGGCTTGATGGCGGTGATTACCGGGATTCTTTTCCTGCTGGTGATGTTCCTGTCACCGCTGGCCGCGATGGTGCCATCCTATGCGGCGGCGGGTGCGCTGATTTACGTTGGCGTGCTGATGACGGCATCGCTATCTCGCGTGCAGTGGGACGACCTCACCGAAGCGGTTCCGGCGTTTGTCACTGCCGCAATGATGCCTTTTAGCTTCTCGATCACCGAAGGCATCGCGCTGGGCTTTATCTCTTACTGCGTGATGAAAGTAGGTACCGGCCGCTGGCGTGAAATCAGCCCGTGCGTGGTGGTGGTTGCTCTGCTGTTCGTGCTGAAAATCGTCTTTATCGACGCCCACTAA
- a CDS encoding 4'-phosphopantetheinyl transferase family protein produces MASHFVRWIGNPPFSSENMRVPQDVINSADRFADKRRGRFLAARELLAQLMLRVYGIHELPQLITTSSGRPRFADPTLPDFSISYAGNTIGVLLAEEGGRAGLDMEIVRAHSRQTQEMLTQDLSSGEKAWINAQQDFMEALTQIWTLRQSILKLTGESDSGIDSLRLHPAAGRLRSTVFPDIQAVCDAEPTLVWSCALSPGTERLRLWEIDGAQQWQSLRDVEMSKPNMGPRTLRLTSLVTPHEMGHP; encoded by the coding sequence ATGGCTAGTCATTTTGTTCGTTGGATAGGTAATCCGCCCTTCTCTTCAGAGAACATGCGGGTTCCACAGGATGTGATCAACAGTGCCGACCGCTTCGCTGATAAGCGGCGCGGACGCTTTTTAGCGGCGCGCGAACTGCTGGCGCAGTTAATGCTGCGCGTCTATGGCATTCATGAACTTCCGCAGCTGATCACCACCAGCAGCGGACGTCCTCGTTTTGCTGATCCCACGCTACCGGATTTCAGTATTTCCTACGCCGGCAATACCATTGGCGTGCTGCTGGCGGAAGAAGGCGGACGCGCTGGGCTGGATATGGAAATTGTGCGCGCCCACAGCCGTCAAACTCAAGAGATGCTGACGCAGGATCTCTCCTCCGGCGAAAAAGCCTGGATCAACGCGCAGCAGGATTTCATGGAAGCGCTGACGCAAATCTGGACGCTGCGCCAAAGCATTCTTAAGCTCACCGGCGAATCTGATAGCGGCATTGATTCCCTGCGTTTGCATCCCGCAGCTGGCCGACTGCGCTCTACCGTGTTTCCCGATATTCAGGCGGTATGTGATGCCGAACCTACACTGGTGTGGTCGTGTGCGCTGTCGCCAGGCACCGAACGCTTACGCCTGTGGGAGATTGATGGCGCGCAGCAATGGCAATCGCTACGCGATGTCGAGATGAGCAAACCCAACATGGGGCCGCGCACCTTGCGCCTGACCAGCTTGGTCACACCGCATGAGATGGGGCATCCATAG
- a CDS encoding flavin reductase family protein yields MSVTAITRQESISLDEFRHGMRRLTAGVSLVTTEFQGEKLGLIATSVSSLAAEPPSLLVCVNRSASSHDAFIEAGHFAVNVLREQHDDLCAQFSQSSRRSERFQNGAWQTLNTGSPILADALVSFDCQLEKVVEWNTHSVLLARIVGIALPGEAAEPMIYFNSGFHSLG; encoded by the coding sequence ATGTCAGTTACCGCTATTACTCGCCAGGAATCGATCTCTCTTGATGAGTTTCGTCACGGCATGCGTCGCTTAACGGCGGGCGTTTCTCTGGTTACCACCGAATTTCAGGGCGAAAAGCTGGGGCTGATTGCTACATCAGTCAGCTCGCTGGCTGCTGAGCCGCCAAGTCTGCTGGTGTGCGTCAATCGCAGTGCATCCAGTCATGATGCCTTTATCGAAGCCGGCCATTTTGCCGTTAACGTGCTGCGTGAACAGCATGATGACCTGTGTGCCCAGTTCAGCCAATCTTCTCGCCGGTCCGAGCGTTTTCAAAATGGCGCCTGGCAGACGCTGAATACTGGCTCGCCGATCCTGGCTGATGCGCTGGTGAGCTTTGATTGTCAGTTGGAGAAAGTGGTGGAGTGGAACACGCACAGCGTGCTGCTGGCGCGGATTGTTGGCATCGCTCTGCCTGGTGAAGCGGCAGAGCCGATGATCTACTTCAACAGCGGTTTCCATTCACTGGGCTAA